Proteins encoded within one genomic window of Brassica rapa cultivar Chiifu-401-42 chromosome A09, CAAS_Brap_v3.01, whole genome shotgun sequence:
- the LOC103843761 gene encoding transcription factor HFR1 isoform X1: protein MGFHFLGQILSPLPHRIIFSNPLSPLSLWFVNMLNNQDLMGLEWTNDVESLALKDQDISVRARSGEDRITNGLKWSDDYFYYDQADFHLQIVPEIRKEEENSKKDLTLVVPDEHSETGDHHLHIKDYSDSSYNRRFLRNKHAKPKRRRVQILSDDESGDFSRKVPLVIRKSSKRRIRDDMMSNKMRTLQQLVPNCHKTDKVSVLDKTIEYMKNLQLQLQVMSIMGMNPYIPQATLNFGMHNHLLRAMGIAHGLNPAKQTTLSPLIAGSNWPSPPFSHLSFPHSSNQSLFPTPASSPQCLCGLVPCFPSDFFF, encoded by the exons atggGATTCCATTTTCTCGGACAAATCTTGAGCCCCCTCCCCCATAgaataattttctcaaatccTCTATCTCCTCTATCTCTTTGGTTTGTTAACAT GTTGAATAATCAAGATTTAATGGGACTGGAATGGACAAACGATGTCGAATCACTTGCTTTGAAAGATCAAGATATATCAGTAAGAGCAAGAAGTGGTGAAGATCGTATAACCAACGGCTTAAAATGGAGCGACGACTACTTTTATTATGATCAAGCAGATTTTCATCTTCAAATTGTTCCAGAGATtcgtaaagaagaagaaaactccAAGAAAGATTTGACGTTGGTTGTCCCTGATGAACATTCTGAAACCGGTGATCATCATCTTCATATCAAGGATTATTCAGATAGTTCATATAATCGACGTTTTTTGAGAAACAAGCATGCGAAGCCGAAACGGCGTCGTGTTCAGATTTTAAGTGAT GATGAGTCAGGGGATTTTTCAAGAAAGGTTCCTTTAGTGATAAGAAAAAGTTCAAAGAGAAGAATAAGAGATGATATGATGAGTAACAAGATGCGTACTCTGCAGCAGCTTGTTCCTAACTGTCACAAG ACGGATAAGGTTTCGGTTCTCGACAAGACCATTGAGTATATGAAAAATCTTCAACTTCAACTCCAG GTGATGTCAATAATGGGAATGAATCCATATATTCCTCAGGCGACATTAAACTTTGGAATGCACAACCACCTTTTGAGGGCGATGGGTATTGCTCACGGCCTAAACCCGGCCAAACAAACAACCCTTTCACCGTTAATCGCGGGGTCAAATTGGCCGTCGCCACCGTTTAGTCATCTTTCATTCCCACACTCATCTAACCAATCTCTCTTTCCTACACCAGCTTCTTCTCCTCAATGTCTTTGTGGTTTGGTTCcttgtttcccaagtgattttttcttc
- the LOC103843756 gene encoding uncharacterized protein LOC103843756 isoform X2 produces the protein MDRLVSGEQDFEVDIEAGLAHVTQESTSDNASETIDDDVNYPLMGDEENPTETNSQKLDVSERKRDVVKFKKPRKASKPPRPPKRPSLTASDHKVMREIAELAMRKRERIERMKRSLRRIKAAKSSSSSSFSCISIFSMIVTVLFLGILVSQGFFAGNSNLSSDISPAPIVSPDNQLVSAQLYNDPSPTTSYRYMRKRISGAEEGEDSRDVTR, from the exons ATGGACCGATTGGTTTCGGGGGAACAAGATTTTGAAGTAGACATTGAAGCTGGTCTAGCTCATGTTACGCAAGAATCCACTTCAGACAATGCCTCTGAAACGATTGATGATGACGTAAACTATCCGTTAATGGGAGACGAGGAGAACCCGACAGAAACAAACAGTCAGAAGTTAGACGTTTCTGAGAGAAAACGCGATGTTGTAAAGTTCAAGAAACCAAGAAAGGCTTCAAAGCCACCTAGACCTCCAAAACGCCCTTCTTTGACTGCGAGTGACCATAAGGTGATGAGGGAAATAGCAGAGCTCGCTATGAGAAAGCGTGAAAGGATTGAAAGGATGAAAAGATCTCTAAGAAGAATCAAAGCAGCcaagtcatcatcatcatcatcgttttCATGCATAAGCATCTTCTCGATGATAGTAACGGTTCTGTTCCTCGGTATTCTTGTCTCTCAAG GCTTCTTTGCTGGCAATTCGAATCTGAGTTCAGACATCTCGCCTGCACCAATTGTTTCACCTGACAACCAATTGGTTTCGGCTCAGTTATACAATGATCCTAGCCCTACCACCTCATACAG ATACATGAGGAAGCGAATTTCGGGTGCCGAAGAAGGAGAAGACTCAAGAGATGTTACCAGATGA
- the LOC103843761 gene encoding transcription factor HFR1 isoform X2, whose protein sequence is MGLEWTNDVESLALKDQDISVRARSGEDRITNGLKWSDDYFYYDQADFHLQIVPEIRKEEENSKKDLTLVVPDEHSETGDHHLHIKDYSDSSYNRRFLRNKHAKPKRRRVQILSDDESGDFSRKVPLVIRKSSKRRIRDDMMSNKMRTLQQLVPNCHKTDKVSVLDKTIEYMKNLQLQLQVMSIMGMNPYIPQATLNFGMHNHLLRAMGIAHGLNPAKQTTLSPLIAGSNWPSPPFSHLSFPHSSNQSLFPTPASSPQCLCGLVPCFPSDFFF, encoded by the exons ATGGGACTGGAATGGACAAACGATGTCGAATCACTTGCTTTGAAAGATCAAGATATATCAGTAAGAGCAAGAAGTGGTGAAGATCGTATAACCAACGGCTTAAAATGGAGCGACGACTACTTTTATTATGATCAAGCAGATTTTCATCTTCAAATTGTTCCAGAGATtcgtaaagaagaagaaaactccAAGAAAGATTTGACGTTGGTTGTCCCTGATGAACATTCTGAAACCGGTGATCATCATCTTCATATCAAGGATTATTCAGATAGTTCATATAATCGACGTTTTTTGAGAAACAAGCATGCGAAGCCGAAACGGCGTCGTGTTCAGATTTTAAGTGAT GATGAGTCAGGGGATTTTTCAAGAAAGGTTCCTTTAGTGATAAGAAAAAGTTCAAAGAGAAGAATAAGAGATGATATGATGAGTAACAAGATGCGTACTCTGCAGCAGCTTGTTCCTAACTGTCACAAG ACGGATAAGGTTTCGGTTCTCGACAAGACCATTGAGTATATGAAAAATCTTCAACTTCAACTCCAG GTGATGTCAATAATGGGAATGAATCCATATATTCCTCAGGCGACATTAAACTTTGGAATGCACAACCACCTTTTGAGGGCGATGGGTATTGCTCACGGCCTAAACCCGGCCAAACAAACAACCCTTTCACCGTTAATCGCGGGGTCAAATTGGCCGTCGCCACCGTTTAGTCATCTTTCATTCCCACACTCATCTAACCAATCTCTCTTTCCTACACCAGCTTCTTCTCCTCAATGTCTTTGTGGTTTGGTTCcttgtttcccaagtgattttttcttc
- the LOC103843756 gene encoding uncharacterized protein LOC103843756 isoform X1, producing MDRLVSGEQDFEVDIEAGLAHVTQESTSDNASETIDDDVNYPLMGDEENPTETNSQKLDVSERKRDVVKFKKPRKASKPPRPPKRPSLTASDHKVMREIAELAMRKRERIERMKRSLRRIKAAKSSSSSSFSCISIFSMIVTVLFLGILVSQGFFAGNSNLSSDISPAPIVSPDNQLVSAQLYNDPSPTTSYSFRYMRKRISGAEEGEDSRDVTR from the exons ATGGACCGATTGGTTTCGGGGGAACAAGATTTTGAAGTAGACATTGAAGCTGGTCTAGCTCATGTTACGCAAGAATCCACTTCAGACAATGCCTCTGAAACGATTGATGATGACGTAAACTATCCGTTAATGGGAGACGAGGAGAACCCGACAGAAACAAACAGTCAGAAGTTAGACGTTTCTGAGAGAAAACGCGATGTTGTAAAGTTCAAGAAACCAAGAAAGGCTTCAAAGCCACCTAGACCTCCAAAACGCCCTTCTTTGACTGCGAGTGACCATAAGGTGATGAGGGAAATAGCAGAGCTCGCTATGAGAAAGCGTGAAAGGATTGAAAGGATGAAAAGATCTCTAAGAAGAATCAAAGCAGCcaagtcatcatcatcatcatcgttttCATGCATAAGCATCTTCTCGATGATAGTAACGGTTCTGTTCCTCGGTATTCTTGTCTCTCAAG GCTTCTTTGCTGGCAATTCGAATCTGAGTTCAGACATCTCGCCTGCACCAATTGTTTCACCTGACAACCAATTGGTTTCGGCTCAGTTATACAATGATCCTAGCCCTACCACCTCATACAG TTTCAGATACATGAGGAAGCGAATTTCGGGTGCCGAAGAAGGAGAAGACTCAAGAGATGTTACCAGATGA